A DNA window from Prochlorococcus marinus str. GP2 contains the following coding sequences:
- a CDS encoding DUF3146 family protein, whose product MLQKPETIANLSVKEYCFSKKQIKGVVEASQFRWTFTWSFNKGLLIVHPPLGRALIEDALLRFLLRKDYELEAGNQYKFSISAKF is encoded by the coding sequence ATGCTGCAAAAACCTGAAACAATAGCCAATCTAAGTGTGAAAGAATATTGCTTCTCCAAAAAACAAATTAAGGGAGTTGTGGAAGCCAGTCAATTTAGATGGACTTTTACATGGTCTTTTAACAAAGGTTTATTAATAGTGCATCCTCCTTTGGGAAGAGCCTTAATTGAGGATGCCTTATTAAGATTTTTATTGAGAAAAGATTATGAACTAGAAGCGGGGAATCAATATAAATTTTCTATTTCAGCCAAGTTTTAA
- the pth gene encoding aminoacyl-tRNA hydrolase, with amino-acid sequence MKDIYLIGLGNPGKKYSKNRHNIGFMLLQNLSKKYNSNFLLKEKLKSSCSEFKIKESTYRLFLPNTFMNNSGDSVRAIVDWYKINLDQIFIIVDDKDLPLGKIRFRKKGSSGGHNGLKSIIEQLQTSNFNRIRIGIGSSPLIQETNQFNTISHVLGNISSEEKSILDKVFKKVTESLEQLNTKKEELIINELNSFDKNQN; translated from the coding sequence ATGAAAGATATATATTTAATTGGATTGGGAAATCCAGGAAAAAAGTATTCAAAAAACAGACATAACATAGGTTTCATGCTGCTTCAAAATCTCTCGAAAAAATATAATTCAAATTTTTTATTAAAGGAAAAACTTAAAAGTTCCTGCTCTGAATTCAAGATCAAAGAATCCACTTACAGACTATTTTTACCTAATACATTTATGAATAATAGTGGTGATTCTGTCCGAGCAATAGTTGATTGGTACAAAATTAATTTAGATCAGATTTTCATCATTGTCGATGATAAAGATCTGCCCCTTGGAAAAATAAGATTTAGAAAAAAAGGGAGCTCAGGTGGACATAATGGTCTTAAAAGCATCATTGAACAATTGCAAACATCAAACTTTAATAGAATAAGAATTGGTATTGGGTCATCTCCACTAATTCAGGAAACAAACCAATTCAATACTATTTCTCATGTGTTAGGTAATATTTCGTCAGAAGAAAAATCAATATTAGATAAAGTCTTTAAGAAAGTCACAGAATCTCTTGAACAATTAAATACAAAAAAAGAGGAGCTTATAATAAATGAATTAAATTCCTTTGATAAAAACCAAAATTAA
- the psbN gene encoding photosystem II reaction center protein PsbN, with product MQTLSSAPDPAVSVAVTILVILLALTGFGLWTAFGPKAKKLTDPWDDHDD from the coding sequence ATGCAAACTTTATCATCGGCTCCAGATCCTGCAGTTTCCGTAGCAGTCACAATTCTGGTAATTCTTCTAGCTTTAACTGGTTTTGGTCTTTGGACTGCTTTTGGACCTAAGGCGAAAAAGCTTACTGATCCTTGGGATGATCATGATGATTAA
- the leuD gene encoding 3-isopropylmalate dehydratase small subunit has product MESDFSQPIGKILHINGKCISLKGNDIDTDRIIPARFLKCVNFDSLGESVFEDDRKTLKGRHPFDLEENQNASILVVNSNFGCGSSREHAPQALMRWGIKAIIGESFAEIFYSNCIAIGIPCFTLTKKSIHEIQEYNENKSLFLKIDLKKSLAKSEHLNFELQIKESSRNMFLSGEWDATATLLKNNSLVEKKLEELPYIKFNSSK; this is encoded by the coding sequence ATGGAATCAGATTTTAGCCAACCAATTGGAAAAATCTTGCATATAAACGGGAAATGTATTTCCTTAAAAGGTAACGACATTGATACAGATCGAATAATTCCAGCACGTTTTTTAAAGTGCGTTAACTTTGATTCATTGGGCGAATCTGTTTTTGAAGACGATAGAAAGACTTTAAAGGGAAGGCATCCTTTTGATTTAGAGGAAAACCAAAATGCCTCTATATTAGTAGTTAACAGCAATTTTGGATGTGGATCCAGCAGAGAACATGCACCTCAGGCGCTTATGAGATGGGGTATAAAAGCGATAATAGGTGAGAGTTTTGCTGAAATTTTTTATAGCAATTGTATTGCAATTGGAATTCCATGTTTTACGCTCACGAAAAAATCAATACATGAGATTCAAGAATATAACGAAAATAAGAGTTTATTCTTAAAAATTGATCTAAAAAAATCGTTAGCTAAATCTGAACATTTAAATTTCGAACTCCAGATAAAAGAGAGTTCAAGAAATATGTTTTTATCTGGAGAGTGGGATGCTACAGCTACATTACTTAAAAACAATTCTTTAGTTGAAAAAAAGCTTGAAGAACTGCCTTATATTAAATTTAACTCTAGTAAGTAA
- a CDS encoding photosystem II reaction center protein I has translation MLALKISVYTIVFFFIGIFLFGFLASDPTRTPNRKDLESPQD, from the coding sequence ATGCTTGCCCTTAAAATTTCTGTATACACCATTGTCTTTTTCTTTATTGGAATCTTTCTCTTCGGATTTTTGGCTAGTGACCCTACTAGAACACCTAATAGAAAAGATTTAGAAAGTCCTCAAGATTAA
- the psbH gene encoding photosystem II reaction center phosphoprotein PsbH, with translation MGQKTALGSLLKAIGNSGQGKVVPGWGAVPIMTVIGLLLLVFLVILLQIYNQSLLLQGFSVDWNGN, from the coding sequence ATGGGTCAAAAAACAGCTTTAGGAAGTCTTTTAAAGGCAATTGGTAATTCAGGTCAAGGAAAAGTTGTACCTGGTTGGGGTGCAGTTCCTATAATGACAGTTATAGGTTTACTACTACTTGTCTTTTTAGTTATCCTTCTTCAGATCTATAACCAATCCTTACTACTTCAAGGGTTCTCAGTTGATTGGAATGGAAACTAA
- the leuC gene encoding 3-isopropylmalate dehydratase large subunit, which produces MSQDTLFDKVWDLHKVSSLPGGSDQIFIGLHLIHEVTSPQAFGALKDKNLKVKFPNRTIATVDHIVPTDNQSRPFKDNLAEQMIETLEKNCLEHKIRFFNIGSGNQGIVHVVAPELGLTQPGMTIACGDSHTSTHGAFGSIAFGIGTSQVRDVLATQTIAMNKLKVRQIWCENKLPHGVYAKDLVLHIINELGVKAGVGFAYEFAGPAINELSMEERMTICNMSIEGGARCGYINPDEKTFNYIKNKLCAPRNKNWDEALLWWKSLKSNANSIYDDVIKFDASKVEPTVTWGITPGQSVGIDQKIPLLEELSPNDQLIAEEAYEYMGFKPGQSIKNTPVDVCFIGSCTNGRISDLRIAAKVLKGKKISSNIKAFVVPGSEKVATEAQQEGLDKIFKDSGFQWREPGCSMCLAMNSDKLIGNQVSASSSNRNFKGRQGSPSGRTLLMSPAMVAAAAINGKVSDVRELIN; this is translated from the coding sequence TTTTTATTGGTCTTCACCTTATCCATGAAGTAACAAGTCCTCAGGCATTTGGCGCGTTAAAAGACAAAAATTTAAAAGTAAAATTTCCTAATAGGACTATTGCTACAGTAGATCATATTGTGCCAACCGATAATCAAAGCAGACCTTTCAAAGATAATCTTGCAGAGCAAATGATTGAAACACTTGAAAAAAACTGCTTAGAACATAAAATAAGATTCTTTAATATTGGTAGTGGGAATCAAGGAATCGTACATGTAGTTGCCCCAGAATTGGGGTTAACACAGCCTGGTATGACAATCGCTTGTGGAGATTCTCATACTTCAACTCATGGGGCTTTTGGCTCAATTGCTTTTGGTATAGGTACAAGCCAAGTAAGAGATGTTCTTGCTACCCAAACCATAGCTATGAACAAATTGAAGGTAAGGCAAATTTGGTGTGAAAATAAATTACCTCATGGGGTTTATGCTAAGGATCTAGTGCTTCATATTATTAACGAACTTGGTGTAAAGGCTGGTGTAGGTTTCGCGTATGAATTCGCAGGGCCCGCGATCAATGAATTATCAATGGAAGAAAGAATGACAATATGCAATATGTCTATTGAAGGAGGAGCGAGATGTGGCTACATAAACCCTGATGAAAAGACTTTTAATTACATTAAAAATAAATTATGTGCGCCCAGAAACAAGAATTGGGATGAAGCGCTGTTATGGTGGAAATCATTAAAAAGCAATGCAAATTCTATTTATGATGATGTTATTAAATTTGATGCTTCAAAAGTAGAACCAACCGTAACCTGGGGAATTACACCAGGTCAAAGTGTGGGCATCGATCAAAAGATCCCTCTTTTAGAAGAATTATCTCCAAATGACCAATTAATTGCTGAAGAAGCTTATGAATATATGGGTTTCAAACCAGGTCAGTCAATTAAGAATACTCCAGTTGATGTCTGTTTCATAGGCAGTTGCACTAATGGAAGAATAAGTGACTTAAGAATTGCGGCTAAAGTATTAAAAGGCAAAAAAATATCAAGTAACATAAAAGCATTTGTAGTGCCAGGTTCAGAAAAAGTGGCCACTGAAGCACAACAAGAAGGGCTTGATAAGATTTTTAAGGATTCAGGATTTCAATGGAGAGAGCCAGGCTGCTCAATGTGTTTGGCAATGAATTCAGATAAGCTTATAGGTAATCAAGTAAGTGCAAGTTCTAGCAATAGAAATTTCAAAGGTAGGCAAGGATCTCCAAGCGGAAGAACACTTCTAATGAGTCCAGCAATGGTTGCTGCTGCTGCAATTAATGGCAAAGTCAGTGATGTTCGCGAATTAATCAACTAA
- a CDS encoding DUF3084 domain-containing protein, with translation MAWILIVFLILLGGLIAPFGDLLGTKIGKARFSILKLRPKKTATIITIITGGFISSISIGLLLLISEEFRQRLFVDIPFLQKTLDESKKALIPLQEERRILEEKINIKEKELNKLKSDVKDFRSGNVVIKKGQTLFIAQVNSNPKVKFDLAKIYNSADKYVQKIVIPSKKEIKNILLWKPTDISEIERVATKGGNWIILIKAATNVLKGDNFVFVYPELLQNKIIVRKGEVITSEILINNDLDYKNINFKIRTLLRKTRDQIKSKGSITNEITTRGDFIKKIIDSLDTNRNIKYKLEVVSLRDSKTSDPILVDLTITEE, from the coding sequence GTGGCCTGGATTTTAATTGTTTTTTTAATTTTACTAGGAGGATTAATTGCACCATTTGGGGATCTACTTGGCACCAAAATTGGTAAAGCAAGATTCAGTATCTTAAAATTAAGACCAAAGAAAACAGCGACAATTATAACGATAATAACTGGAGGCTTTATTAGTTCAATATCTATAGGATTATTGCTTTTAATTAGTGAAGAATTTAGGCAAAGGCTTTTTGTTGACATCCCTTTTTTACAAAAAACTCTGGATGAAAGCAAAAAGGCGCTTATTCCTTTGCAGGAAGAAAGGAGGATTCTCGAAGAGAAGATTAATATTAAAGAAAAGGAATTAAATAAACTAAAAAGTGATGTTAAAGATTTCAGGAGTGGAAATGTAGTAATCAAAAAAGGTCAAACTTTATTTATCGCCCAAGTTAATTCTAATCCAAAAGTAAAATTTGATTTAGCGAAAATTTATAATAGTGCAGATAAATATGTTCAAAAAATTGTAATTCCCAGTAAAAAAGAAATAAAAAATATTCTTTTGTGGAAACCTACTGATATTTCTGAAATTGAAAGAGTTGCTACAAAAGGAGGTAATTGGATCATATTAATTAAAGCAGCTACTAATGTCCTGAAGGGAGATAATTTTGTTTTTGTATACCCAGAGTTGCTGCAAAATAAGATTATCGTAAGAAAAGGTGAGGTTATTACGAGTGAAATTCTTATTAATAATGATCTCGACTATAAAAATATAAATTTTAAAATTAGAACTTTGTTAAGAAAAACAAGAGATCAAATTAAGTCAAAGGGATCTATTACTAATGAAATTACTACAAGGGGAGATTTTATTAAAAAAATTATAGATTCATTGGATACTAATAGAAATATAAAATACAAATTAGAGGTGGTATCTTTAAGGGATAGTAAAACTTCAGATCCTATATTAGTTGATTTGACTATTACCGAAGAATAA